Proteins encoded together in one Variovorax paradoxus EPS window:
- a CDS encoding DMT family transporter: MSSTVYALLAIALWTSLASLGTALSHLPPFLLTGLALMIGSVPSWPLVLRDRRAWKVPPRTLALGIYGLFGYHFLLFIALRYAPPVEANLVNYLWPLLMVVLAPVLLPRMSLRPLHVIAALLGFAGAAVAILGTRGGTTPGADVGYWGFLPALGSAFIWASYSLWTKRVAAFPTSAIGLFGLVSGALSLICHALLEPSVALSARDWLLVALCGLGPLGAAFFVWDMALKRGDARQIGILSYITPLASTSLLLAVTGRPLTWSIALAAALIIAAAVMGTRAR; this comes from the coding sequence ATGTCTTCCACCGTCTACGCCCTGCTCGCCATCGCGCTCTGGACCAGCCTTGCCTCGCTCGGCACCGCCTTGTCGCACCTGCCGCCGTTCCTGCTGACGGGCCTTGCGCTCATGATCGGCAGCGTGCCGAGCTGGCCGCTGGTGCTGCGCGACCGCCGCGCCTGGAAGGTGCCGCCGCGCACGCTGGCGCTGGGCATCTATGGCCTCTTCGGCTATCACTTCCTGCTGTTCATCGCGCTGCGATATGCGCCGCCGGTCGAGGCCAATCTCGTCAACTACCTGTGGCCGCTGCTCATGGTGGTGCTGGCGCCGGTGCTGCTGCCGCGCATGTCGCTGCGGCCGTTGCACGTGATCGCGGCGCTGCTTGGGTTCGCAGGGGCGGCGGTGGCGATCCTCGGCACGCGCGGCGGCACAACTCCGGGTGCGGATGTCGGGTACTGGGGCTTTCTTCCCGCGCTGGGCTCGGCTTTCATCTGGGCGAGCTACTCGCTGTGGACGAAGCGGGTGGCGGCGTTTCCCACCTCGGCGATCGGATTGTTCGGGCTGGTGTCGGGCGCGCTGTCGCTGATCTGTCATGCGCTGCTGGAGCCCTCGGTCGCGCTGTCGGCTCGCGACTGGCTGCTGGTCGCGCTCTGCGGCCTCGGCCCGCTGGGCGCGGCTTTTTTCGTCTGGGACATGGCGCTCAAGCGCGGCGATGCGCGGCAGATCGGCATCCTGAGCTACATCACGCCGCTCGCCTCCACGTCGCTGCTGCTGGCCGTGACCGGCCGGCCGCTGACATGGAGCATCGCGCTTGCGGCGGCGCTGATCATCGCGGCCGCCGTCATGGGCACGCGCGCCCGCTGA
- a CDS encoding DUF4260 domain-containing protein: MSHEQAVEGGVRTLLRLEGAFVLAAALAAYTQFGLGWGVFALWLLVPDLSLLGYLAGPRVGAAFYNAAHSYVGPVALLVLGVLAAMPWAVAGALIWFTHIGLDRALGYGLKYASGFGLTHLGRIGRADPW, encoded by the coding sequence GTGTCTCACGAACAGGCCGTCGAAGGCGGCGTGCGCACCCTGCTGCGGCTCGAAGGTGCGTTCGTGCTGGCCGCCGCGTTGGCTGCCTACACGCAGTTCGGCCTCGGCTGGGGCGTGTTCGCGCTCTGGCTGCTCGTGCCCGACCTGTCGCTGCTCGGCTACCTCGCGGGCCCGCGCGTGGGCGCGGCGTTCTACAACGCGGCGCACTCGTACGTCGGACCTGTCGCGCTGCTCGTGCTCGGTGTGCTCGCGGCAATGCCGTGGGCCGTGGCCGGCGCGCTGATCTGGTTCACCCACATCGGACTCGACCGCGCACTCGGCTACGGGCTGAAGTACGCCTCGGGCTTCGGCCTCACGCACTTGGGCCGCATCGGCCGTGCCGATCCATGGTGA
- a CDS encoding molecular chaperone → MCNNHRFRWAFAILLMLGLQGLAGAGVMLGGTRVILGERDREASIPVKNTGTSPYVVQAWIDAGEGKNKTPLLVTPPLSRLDPGMENILRIMRVQGELPADRESVFWLNVKEIPEKSKEENVLQIAVRSRIKLFYRPSKLVGKSDESRAQLKWAVSAGTEGQGAMLKVGNPTAYHVTFTALNINSGQQLINADMVPPFGEMTYPLTAVKAPQAIQVNFTTLNDYGGETPEERVQVPAGAEPVAVKAELVPQPAPSADGGKR, encoded by the coding sequence ATGTGCAACAACCATCGCTTCCGCTGGGCCTTCGCCATCCTGCTGATGCTGGGCCTCCAAGGGTTGGCCGGCGCGGGCGTGATGCTCGGCGGCACCCGCGTGATCTTGGGCGAGAGGGACCGCGAAGCCTCCATTCCGGTGAAGAACACCGGCACCTCGCCCTATGTGGTCCAGGCCTGGATCGACGCCGGCGAAGGCAAGAACAAAACACCCCTGCTCGTCACGCCGCCACTGTCGCGGCTGGACCCGGGCATGGAAAACATCCTGCGCATCATGCGTGTGCAGGGCGAGTTGCCAGCCGACCGTGAGTCGGTCTTCTGGCTCAACGTCAAGGAGATTCCCGAGAAGTCGAAGGAAGAGAACGTGCTCCAGATCGCGGTGCGCAGCCGCATCAAGCTGTTCTACCGGCCCTCGAAACTCGTGGGCAAGTCCGATGAATCGCGTGCCCAGCTCAAGTGGGCGGTGAGCGCCGGCACCGAGGGGCAGGGTGCCATGCTCAAGGTCGGCAATCCGACGGCCTATCACGTGACCTTCACTGCGCTGAACATCAACAGCGGCCAGCAACTTATCAATGCGGACATGGTTCCGCCGTTCGGCGAGATGACGTACCCGCTGACCGCTGTGAAGGCGCCGCAGGCCATCCAGGTCAACTTCACCACCCTCAACGACTACGGCGGCGAGACGCCCGAAGAACGCGTGCAGGTGCCCGCAGGTGCCGAGCCAGTCGCCGTGAAGGCCGAGTTGGTCCCGCAGCCCGCGCCTTCCGCCGACGGCGGCAAGCGCTGA
- a CDS encoding fimbrial protein: protein MNRSHPFRAVKTARRFLRFAMPALALLGAQGAWAACTVTPGYIEKTVNMAMGRVVIPNDAAVGTMFKSQLFPLPSSAINKPWTCVGGGSVKGVMLQGIAVPGLDHVFTTAVSGVGIRLSRYFGATEVSYYPHDRTTTSDFGNFDAASRFQVELFKIAAVTGNGPLAQGTYTQYYSVADNKSVLTTNLLGEGITIITPSCSVDLGSRNILVEFGKVPQNNFKGRGTTTGDRKFNIKLNCKAGQNAQNTVYLRMDATQDPSNEQGVLKITQAGASTATGVGIQVVNDKSVPVKFGEDALVGPSMDGAYVLPYTARYFQTGDKVTPGRANGTATFTLDYK, encoded by the coding sequence ATGAACCGCAGCCATCCATTCCGCGCAGTGAAGACCGCGCGCCGTTTCTTGCGATTCGCCATGCCGGCCCTCGCGCTGCTCGGTGCGCAGGGCGCATGGGCCGCGTGCACCGTCACGCCGGGCTATATCGAGAAGACAGTCAACATGGCAATGGGCCGCGTCGTCATCCCGAACGATGCGGCGGTGGGCACGATGTTCAAGTCGCAACTCTTCCCGCTACCTTCGAGCGCCATCAACAAGCCCTGGACCTGCGTGGGCGGCGGCAGCGTGAAGGGTGTGATGCTGCAGGGCATCGCGGTGCCGGGCCTGGACCATGTGTTCACCACTGCGGTGTCCGGCGTGGGCATCCGCCTGTCGCGCTACTTCGGCGCAACCGAAGTCAGCTACTACCCGCACGACCGCACGACCACCAGTGACTTCGGCAACTTCGACGCGGCATCGCGCTTCCAGGTCGAGCTCTTCAAGATCGCCGCCGTCACGGGCAACGGCCCGCTCGCGCAGGGCACCTACACCCAGTACTACAGCGTGGCGGACAACAAATCGGTGCTCACCACGAACCTGCTGGGCGAGGGCATCACCATCATCACGCCCTCGTGCTCGGTGGACCTGGGCTCGCGCAACATCCTGGTGGAATTCGGCAAGGTGCCGCAGAACAACTTCAAGGGCAGGGGCACCACCACGGGCGATCGCAAGTTCAACATCAAGCTCAACTGCAAGGCCGGGCAGAACGCGCAGAACACCGTCTACCTGCGCATGGACGCCACGCAGGACCCCTCGAATGAGCAGGGGGTGCTGAAGATCACGCAGGCTGGTGCCAGCACCGCCACCGGTGTGGGCATCCAGGTGGTGAACGACAAGAGCGTGCCGGTGAAATTCGGTGAAGACGCACTGGTGGGCCCGTCGATGGACGGCGCCTATGTGCTGCCCTATACAGCGCGCTATTTCCAGACCGGCGACAAGGTGACGCCAGGGCGTGCCAACGGCACAGCCACTTTCACGCTCGACTACAAATAA
- a CDS encoding response regulator transcription factor: protein MPRILLIDDDEHLAAPLTTYFARFGCTLESAVRPSEGLAKLRAGQYDAAILDVMLPEMDGFALCREIRKESDIPIVMLTARGEVTDRVVGLELGADDYVPKPFEPRELVARVQTILRRQRSTPAVANGHGNNGTQLRVFDGLSIDLDRRQVLRQGERVELTGTEFELLALLAAEPGKVFSRDDILNRLRGHEAELYTRAVDIVVSRLRKKLEPLDCIKTLRNAGYALAVARSEPA from the coding sequence ATGCCGCGCATCCTGCTGATCGACGACGACGAACACCTCGCCGCGCCGCTGACCACCTACTTCGCACGCTTCGGCTGCACGCTCGAGAGCGCCGTGCGCCCGAGCGAAGGCCTCGCCAAGCTGCGCGCAGGCCAGTACGACGCGGCGATCCTCGATGTGATGCTGCCCGAGATGGACGGCTTTGCGCTGTGCCGCGAGATCCGCAAGGAGAGCGACATTCCCATCGTGATGCTCACCGCGCGCGGCGAGGTGACGGACCGCGTGGTCGGCCTCGAGCTCGGCGCCGACGACTACGTGCCCAAGCCCTTCGAGCCGCGCGAACTGGTGGCGCGTGTGCAGACCATCCTGCGGCGTCAGCGCAGCACGCCGGCGGTGGCGAACGGACATGGCAACAACGGCACGCAACTGCGCGTGTTCGACGGCCTCTCGATCGATCTTGACCGGCGCCAGGTGCTGCGCCAAGGTGAGCGCGTCGAGCTCACCGGCACCGAGTTCGAACTGCTTGCGCTGCTTGCCGCCGAGCCCGGCAAGGTCTTCAGCCGCGACGACATCCTCAACCGCCTGCGCGGTCACGAGGCCGAGCTCTACACCCGCGCGGTCGACATCGTGGTGAGCCGCCTGCGCAAGAAGCTGGAGCCACTGGACTGCATCAAGACGCTGCGCAACGCCGGCTACGCGCTGGCCGTCGCACGCAGCGAGCCTGCATGA
- a CDS encoding NADP-dependent oxidoreductase: protein MSSSLTNHQVRLAKRPEGTATRENWKFTTEPVGEPAEGGVLVKTLSLSLDPAMRGWLNDAKSYIAPVAIDEVMRAGGVGRVIASKNPQFTVGDTVYGTLGVQEYILIPEDQIKRNGLVKLDLSVGTITQWLNVLGMPGMTGYFGLMDVGQPKAGETVVISGAAGAVGQTVGQLAKIKGCRVVGIAGGAAKCDWVVKELGFDACIDYKAGPGAVREGLKTHCPKGVDIYFDNVGGEILDAVLARLARKARVIICGAISQYNNANSMPGAGPKNYLSLLVNRARMEGIVVFDYADRYHIAIAELAGYLKDGRMKSKEDVVSGIDTFPEALNRLFSGENFGKLVLQVAAE, encoded by the coding sequence ATGAGCAGCTCACTCACCAACCACCAGGTCCGCCTCGCCAAACGCCCCGAAGGCACGGCCACCCGCGAGAACTGGAAGTTCACCACCGAGCCGGTCGGCGAGCCGGCCGAAGGCGGGGTGCTGGTCAAGACGCTGTCGCTGTCGCTCGACCCTGCGATGCGCGGCTGGCTCAACGACGCCAAGAGCTACATCGCGCCCGTGGCCATCGACGAGGTGATGCGCGCCGGCGGCGTCGGCCGGGTCATCGCCTCGAAGAACCCGCAGTTCACGGTGGGCGACACCGTGTACGGCACGCTGGGCGTGCAGGAATACATCCTGATCCCCGAAGACCAGATCAAGCGCAACGGGCTGGTCAAGCTCGACCTGAGCGTGGGCACGATCACGCAATGGCTCAACGTGCTGGGCATGCCGGGCATGACCGGCTACTTCGGCCTGATGGACGTGGGCCAGCCCAAAGCGGGCGAAACAGTCGTCATCTCCGGCGCGGCCGGAGCGGTCGGGCAGACGGTGGGGCAGCTCGCCAAGATCAAGGGCTGCCGCGTGGTCGGCATCGCCGGCGGTGCCGCCAAGTGCGACTGGGTGGTCAAGGAGCTGGGCTTCGATGCCTGCATCGACTACAAGGCCGGGCCCGGCGCGGTGCGCGAAGGCCTCAAGACACATTGCCCGAAGGGCGTGGACATCTACTTCGACAACGTCGGCGGGGAAATTCTCGATGCGGTGCTGGCTCGGCTCGCGCGCAAGGCCCGCGTGATCATCTGCGGCGCGATCAGCCAATACAACAACGCCAACAGCATGCCGGGCGCAGGTCCGAAAAATTATCTGAGCCTCTTGGTGAACCGGGCGCGGATGGAGGGCATCGTGGTGTTCGACTATGCCGATCGGTACCACATTGCTATCGCAGAGCTCGCCGGATACCTGAAAGATGGACGCATGAAGAGCAAGGAAGACGTCGTTTCGGGGATCGACACTTTCCCTGAAGCGCTCAACCGGCTGTTCAGTGGCGAGAATTTCGGAAAGCTGGTCTTGCAGGTCGCCGCTGAATAG
- a CDS encoding fimbria/pilus outer membrane usher protein, which translates to MRRSPAPRAPFRLTLCAALLGALGAPGHAQEQLAGSSFNEEFLGIGGDQPHADLSLFSFGNRVLAGKYMVDVSLNERGAGQTEIRFAAKDGKNDAEPCLTRAMLDAWGVNVAVFPELAGSADEACVELIKVIPDAAVTYDAGKQRLFVSIPQAALKRSARGAVGPEKWDKGITAAMLDYQVNFARYSGNNYRNDTNPFAPPQNVFDGNPFAERDKNLQRNTLFAGLRAGFNYGDWRFRHFSTYNRGIDGKSRWQGINTYMQRDIASINGRLLIGDGNTPGNFFDSLPFRGVQLSSDDAMLPDSQQGYAPTIRGVAQTNARVTVRQNGYVIYSTFVAPGPFVIDDLYPTASSGDLEVTIAEADGRQTKYTQAFSAVPTLLREGTWRYSATVGKYRNGYDGGTVLGVRPSLSQPVFMQATLARGLGNEFSLYGGILMANMYQSLLAGVGKNLRDFGAVSVDLSSARTTDRTPVNGVKTYDGQSVRFLYSKAFLTSGTNFRVAGYRYSTSGYRTFQEAVQMQDLRPFESFNSRRNEVRFEVSQQVGDLGTVFASARQQSYWGTSAKDRLVQLGYSGNYKQFGYSVFYNYTTSLNRPAVRQVMFTLSIPLGDTRASAQYAVTRDSTGRVNQQASVYGSAFDDSRLTYNVTAGAANQNGGSSGSASASYLSQVGRFDVGHSQGRGYGQSTFGVSGGVLIHGGGVTMSQPLGETVALVQAPKASGVGFESQPGVATDWAGNAIIPNLTPYRLNRLAIRTGDLGDTVEVKNAATEVVPTRGAVVVAKFETSVGFRLLMVLTDAKGRMLPLGSKIENEAGQEVGIVGPDGQAFVTGAGNSGQLTVRWGQGKADQCVVPYSLPDEKNPPPIRELNGQCAAAVPIDAQPKGAE; encoded by the coding sequence ATGCGCCGCTCACCCGCTCCTCGCGCGCCGTTCCGGCTGACCCTGTGCGCTGCCTTGCTGGGCGCACTCGGCGCGCCCGGCCATGCGCAGGAGCAGTTGGCCGGCTCCAGCTTCAACGAGGAATTCCTCGGCATCGGTGGCGACCAGCCGCATGCGGATCTCTCGCTCTTCTCCTTCGGCAACCGCGTGCTCGCGGGCAAGTACATGGTCGACGTGTCGCTGAACGAGCGCGGTGCGGGGCAGACCGAGATCCGCTTCGCCGCCAAAGACGGCAAGAACGATGCCGAACCCTGCCTCACGCGCGCCATGCTCGATGCATGGGGCGTCAACGTGGCAGTGTTTCCTGAACTTGCAGGGTCCGCGGACGAGGCCTGCGTCGAACTGATCAAGGTGATCCCCGATGCCGCCGTGACCTACGACGCCGGCAAGCAGCGCCTGTTCGTGAGCATTCCGCAGGCGGCGCTCAAGCGTTCGGCGCGTGGCGCGGTCGGTCCCGAGAAGTGGGACAAGGGCATCACCGCCGCCATGCTGGACTACCAAGTCAATTTCGCGCGCTACAGCGGCAACAACTACCGCAACGACACCAACCCCTTTGCGCCCCCGCAGAACGTGTTCGACGGCAACCCTTTCGCCGAGCGCGACAAGAACCTGCAGCGCAACACCCTGTTCGCGGGTCTTCGCGCCGGCTTCAACTACGGCGATTGGCGCTTTCGCCACTTCTCGACCTACAACCGAGGCATCGATGGCAAAAGCCGCTGGCAGGGCATCAACACCTACATGCAGCGCGACATCGCCTCGATCAACGGACGTCTGCTGATCGGCGACGGCAACACGCCGGGCAACTTCTTCGACAGCCTGCCGTTCCGCGGCGTGCAGCTCTCGTCCGACGACGCGATGCTGCCCGACAGCCAGCAAGGCTACGCACCCACCATCCGTGGCGTGGCGCAGACCAACGCGCGCGTCACCGTGCGCCAGAACGGCTATGTCATCTACAGCACCTTCGTGGCGCCCGGGCCGTTCGTCATAGACGACCTGTACCCCACGGCATCGAGCGGCGACCTCGAGGTGACCATTGCCGAAGCCGATGGCCGCCAGACCAAGTACACGCAGGCGTTCTCGGCCGTGCCCACACTGCTGCGCGAAGGGACCTGGCGCTACTCGGCCACTGTCGGCAAGTACCGCAACGGCTACGACGGCGGCACCGTGTTGGGCGTGCGGCCTTCGCTCTCGCAGCCCGTCTTCATGCAGGCGACGCTCGCACGCGGTCTCGGCAACGAGTTCTCGCTTTATGGCGGCATCCTGATGGCGAACATGTACCAATCGCTGCTCGCGGGCGTGGGCAAGAACCTGCGCGATTTCGGTGCTGTGTCGGTCGACCTCTCCAGCGCGCGCACCACCGACCGCACGCCGGTCAACGGCGTGAAGACATACGACGGCCAATCGGTGCGCTTCCTCTACTCGAAGGCATTCCTCACCTCCGGCACCAACTTCCGCGTGGCGGGCTACCGCTACTCGACCAGCGGCTACCGCACTTTCCAGGAAGCGGTGCAGATGCAGGACCTGCGGCCCTTCGAGTCGTTCAACAGCCGCCGCAACGAAGTGCGCTTCGAGGTCTCGCAGCAAGTCGGCGACCTGGGCACGGTGTTCGCGTCGGCGCGTCAGCAAAGCTACTGGGGCACCAGCGCGAAGGACCGGCTGGTGCAGCTGGGCTACTCGGGCAACTACAAGCAGTTCGGCTACAGCGTCTTCTACAACTACACCACCAGCCTGAACCGGCCGGCCGTGCGCCAGGTGATGTTCACGCTGAGCATTCCGCTCGGCGACACGCGCGCCAGCGCGCAGTACGCCGTCACCCGTGACAGCACGGGACGCGTCAACCAGCAGGCCAGCGTGTATGGCTCGGCCTTCGACGACAGCCGCCTGACCTACAACGTGACCGCCGGCGCGGCGAACCAGAACGGCGGCAGCAGCGGCAGCGCGAGCGCGAGCTACCTGTCGCAGGTCGGTCGCTTCGACGTCGGCCATTCGCAGGGCCGCGGTTATGGCCAGAGCACCTTCGGCGTGTCGGGCGGTGTGTTGATTCATGGCGGCGGCGTCACGATGTCGCAGCCACTGGGCGAGACCGTGGCGCTGGTGCAGGCGCCCAAGGCCTCCGGCGTGGGCTTCGAGTCGCAACCCGGCGTGGCGACCGACTGGGCCGGCAACGCGATCATTCCCAACCTCACGCCGTACCGGCTGAACCGCTTGGCCATCCGCACCGGCGACCTGGGCGACACGGTGGAGGTGAAGAACGCCGCCACGGAAGTGGTGCCCACGCGCGGTGCTGTCGTGGTCGCGAAATTCGAAACTTCCGTGGGCTTCCGCCTGCTGATGGTGCTGACGGACGCGAAGGGCCGCATGCTGCCGCTGGGCTCGAAGATCGAGAACGAGGCGGGCCAGGAGGTCGGCATCGTCGGCCCCGACGGCCAGGCGTTCGTGACCGGCGCCGGCAACAGCGGACAGCTCACCGTTCGATGGGGCCAGGGCAAGGCCGACCAGTGCGTCGTGCCGTACAGCCTGCCCGATGAAAAAAACCCGCCGCCGATCCGCGAGCTGAACGGCCAATGCGCCGCCGCCGTGCCGATCGACGCGCAACCGAAGGGAGCGGAATGA
- a CDS encoding fimbrial protein: MQKSVLVKFASLAVAGVLSQGAFAADGTINFTGEIVDAPCSISPNSQNMTVPLGKVSRTAFDGPTAGTALVGKKATPAKFKIDLLGCGATAKGATVTFSGTADLDDATNLRLANAGQVGVGAASGVAIELGDSAATKIPLGSPSGVYTLGLGDNSLNFQAAYVATKTAVTVGPANSVAQFTVAYK, translated from the coding sequence ATGCAAAAGTCTGTACTCGTCAAATTCGCATCGCTGGCCGTGGCCGGCGTGTTGTCGCAAGGCGCTTTCGCCGCCGATGGCACCATCAATTTCACCGGTGAAATCGTCGACGCACCTTGCTCGATCTCGCCCAACAGCCAGAACATGACCGTGCCGCTCGGCAAGGTTTCGCGCACTGCATTCGACGGCCCGACCGCCGGCACCGCGCTGGTCGGCAAGAAGGCAACCCCCGCCAAGTTCAAGATCGACCTGCTGGGCTGCGGCGCGACCGCAAAGGGCGCGACCGTGACCTTCTCGGGCACCGCCGACCTCGACGACGCCACCAACCTGCGTCTGGCCAATGCAGGCCAGGTCGGTGTGGGCGCGGCTTCGGGCGTGGCCATCGAACTCGGTGACTCCGCCGCGACCAAGATTCCGCTCGGTTCGCCGTCCGGCGTCTACACCCTGGGTCTGGGCGACAACTCGCTGAACTTCCAGGCCGCCTACGTGGCGACCAAGACGGCCGTGACGGTCGGCCCGGCCAACTCGGTCGCGCAGTTCACGGTTGCCTACAAGTAA
- a CDS encoding HAMP domain-containing sensor histidine kinase, whose product MACRRAEMRKQWHAQWHEKVQGKRRWRRSLRIRLVMMFVLLALVMAGVFMGGMKKAFSTGWAEAAKPMLVDYADRLVAEIGTPPDVMRAEALVARLPITIRIVGPTVNWDSNPGGASSPGGWMHDREDMFGGDKWFIRPTADGHRVIFGWAPKLWQLAPRATGWATLGLLLSCVLLGYAYVSRLLRPLIDIREGAQRFGRGEFTEPIPVRRNDDLGDLAQRINTMADDIQAMLDAKRGLLLALSHELRSPLTRARLNAELLPATPEGQAEREALLRDLNEMRDLISDLLESERLASPHAALQREPVDLAVLVRQIVAEMPGAENVHLDLAEGLPPHSIDRMRLRLLVRNLLDNAMRYSTEAPRPPCVSLRAVVDGQVQGVELEVRDFGPGVDETQLERLTEPFYRTDGARARATGGVGLGMYLCRLVAEAHGGSLTVRNANPGLQIVVRI is encoded by the coding sequence ATGGCCTGCCGCCGCGCCGAAATGCGCAAGCAGTGGCACGCCCAGTGGCACGAAAAAGTGCAGGGCAAGCGCCGTTGGCGCCGGTCGCTGCGCATCCGCTTGGTGATGATGTTCGTGCTGCTCGCACTGGTGATGGCCGGCGTCTTCATGGGCGGCATGAAGAAGGCGTTTTCAACCGGCTGGGCCGAGGCTGCCAAGCCGATGCTGGTGGACTACGCCGACCGGCTCGTCGCCGAGATCGGCACGCCGCCCGACGTGATGCGCGCAGAGGCGCTGGTGGCCCGGCTGCCGATCACGATCCGCATCGTCGGCCCCACGGTCAACTGGGATTCCAACCCGGGCGGCGCGAGCAGCCCCGGCGGCTGGATGCACGATCGCGAAGACATGTTCGGCGGCGACAAGTGGTTCATCCGCCCGACGGCCGACGGCCACCGCGTGATCTTCGGCTGGGCGCCCAAGCTCTGGCAGCTCGCGCCGCGCGCGACCGGCTGGGCCACGCTGGGCTTGCTGCTGTCGTGCGTGCTGCTGGGCTATGCCTACGTGAGCCGGCTGCTGCGGCCGCTGATCGACATCCGCGAAGGCGCGCAGCGCTTCGGCCGCGGCGAGTTCACTGAACCGATTCCGGTGCGCCGCAACGACGACCTGGGCGACCTCGCGCAGCGCATCAACACCATGGCCGACGACATCCAGGCCATGCTCGATGCCAAGCGTGGACTGCTGCTGGCGTTGAGCCACGAGCTGCGTTCGCCGCTCACGCGCGCCCGGCTCAATGCCGAACTGCTGCCGGCCACGCCCGAGGGCCAGGCCGAGCGCGAGGCGCTGCTGCGCGACCTCAACGAAATGCGCGATCTGATCAGCGACCTGCTCGAAAGCGAGCGCCTCGCGAGTCCGCATGCGGCGCTGCAGCGAGAGCCGGTCGATCTCGCGGTGCTCGTGCGCCAGATCGTGGCCGAGATGCCCGGTGCCGAGAACGTGCACCTCGACCTGGCCGAAGGCCTGCCGCCGCATTCGATCGACCGCATGCGCCTCCGCCTCCTGGTGCGCAACCTGCTGGACAACGCCATGCGCTACAGCACCGAAGCGCCCCGGCCGCCGTGCGTGTCGCTGCGCGCGGTGGTGGATGGCCAGGTGCAGGGCGTCGAACTCGAGGTGCGCGACTTCGGCCCGGGTGTCGACGAGACGCAGCTCGAGCGGCTGACCGAGCCCTTCTATCGCACCGATGGGGCGCGGGCGCGAGCGACCGGCGGGGTCGGGCTGGGCATGTACCTGTGCCGGCTGGTCGCCGAGGCGCACGGCGGTTCGTTGACCGTGCGCAACGCGAATCCGGGCCTGCAGATCGTCGTGCGGATCTGA